A window of the Garra rufa chromosome 10, GarRuf1.0, whole genome shotgun sequence genome harbors these coding sequences:
- the LOC141344249 gene encoding muscleblind-like protein 1 isoform X12 produces MPGCQLQPMPMFSVTPSLATNASAAAAAAAAAAFNPYLGPVSPGLMSAEMLPSAPVLMAGSPAVASVPSAANAAAAAASAAAAQKLLRTDRLEVCREYQRGNCSRGETDCRFAHPADSTMIDPSDNTVTVCMDYIKGRCSRDKCKYFHPPAHLQAKIKAAQHQVNQATAAAAMTQSAVKSLKRPLEATFDLGIPHNVMPPLPKRPALEKANGATSLFNTGMLQYQQALANMQFQQQAAFIPSGSILCMTPAASVVPMMHGASPAAVSAATTSATSVPFASASANQDSSLSKLTTNEYMQLIPIISAEHLTSHKYLTQM; encoded by the exons ATGCCAGGATGTCAGCTTCAGCCAATG CCTATGTTTTCGGTCACACCAAGCCTTGCAACCAACGCCAGTGCAGCTGCTGCAGCAGCCGCCGCAGCTGCGTTTAATCCGTACCTAGGCCCGGTTTCACCTGGGCTGATGTCCGCAGAGATGCTGCCCAGTGCACCTGTGCTGATGGCGGGCAGCCCTGCGGTGGCATCCGTGCCGTCCGCTGCCAACGCCGCAGCTGCTGCTGCTTCAGCAGCGGCCGCCCAGAAACTCCTCAGAACAGACCGACTGGAG GTGTGTCGTGAATACCAGCGTGGCAACTGCTCTCGCGGAGAGACGGACTGCAGGTTTGCCCACCCTGCCGACAGCACAATGATCGACCCCAGTGATAACACAGTGACTGTGTGTATGGATTACATAAAGGGCCGCTGCTCCAGAGACAAGTGCAAATACTTCCACCCTCCTGCACACCTGCAGGCCAAGATCAAAGCGGCCCAGCACCAGGTCAATCAGGCCACGGCCGCCGCTGCCATG ACTCAGTCGGCTGTCAAATCACTGAAGCGACCCCTCGAAGCCACCTTTGACCTG GGAATTCCTCACAATGTCATGCCGCCTTTACCAAAGCGACCTGCGCTTGAGAAAGCCAACGGTGCCACAAGCCTGTTCAATACTGGCATGCTCCAGTACCAGCAGGCTTTGGCCAACATGCAGTTTCAGCAGCAAGCTGCATTTATTCCGTCAG GCTCAATATTGTGCATGACCCCTGCAGCCAGCGTGG TTCCCATGATGCACGGCGCTTCCCCGGCCGCTGTGTCCGCAGCAACCACATCTGCCACAAGTGTTCCCTTCGCATCTGCATCAGCCAATCAG GACTCTTCTCTATCAAAGCTGACTACCAACGAATACATGCAATTG ATTCCAATAATATCTGCAGAGCATCTGACTAGTCACAAGTACTTGACGCAGATGTAG
- the LOC141344007 gene encoding delta-like protein C: MAQFLSTCFLLLISAQLVKSSGVFELKVHSFTTISSSVCKQSRDCQVFFRVCLNYTQDVISYRLACSNGTGLTGTLNTEQNSISTSAPITVPFNLKWLGTVAVIIEAWNAEPSNDHPTENLNNMIGHFATKINLTIGQKWSQDVHLGEQSELRFSYRVVCDKFYYGDDCSDFCRSRDDPFGHFTCNDTGSRICLPEWKGEYCAEPICLSGCSEEHGFCEAPGQCKCFTGWQGSRCDECVPYPGCLHGTCKLPWQCSCKKGWGGLLCNKESNV; the protein is encoded by the exons ATGGCTCAGTTTTTATCAACATGCTTCTTACTTTTGATATCAGCGCAACTG GTCAAATCGTCTGGTGTGTTTGAGTTGAAAGTGCACTCTTTCACAACCATCAGCAGCAGTGTGTGTAAACAGTCCAGAGACTGTCAGGTTTTTTTCCGCGTTTGCCTGAACTACACGCAGGATGTCATATCATATAGACTGGCATGTTCAAATGGCACTGGACTGACAGGAACATTAAACACAGAGCAGAACTCCATCTCCACTAGTGCACCAATAACTGTGCCCTTTAACTTAAAGTGGCTG GGAACAGTTGCAGTGATAATTGAAGCATGGAATGCAGAGCCCTCCAATGATCATCCAACAG AGAATCTAAACAATATGATTGGCCACTTCGCTACCAAAATAAACCTTACTATTGGTCAGAAATGGTCCCAGGATGTGCATCTCGGAGAGCAAAGTGAGCTGCGCTTTAGCTATCGTGTTGTGTGTGATAAATTCTACTATGGTGACGACTGCTCTGATTTCTGCCGTTCACGGGATGACCCCTTTGGTCACTTTACCTGTAACGACACTGGAAGCAGAATTTGCTTGCCTGAATGGAAAGGCGAATATTGCGCAGAGC CTATCTGCTTATCTGGCTGTAGTGAGGAACATGGTTTTTGTGAGGCCCCTGGTCAGTGCAAGTGCTTCACTGGGTGGCAGGGCTCCCGCTGTGATGAGTGCGTACCTTACCCAGGGTGCTTACATGGCACCTGCAAACTGCCCTGGCAGTGCAGTTGCAAGAAGGGATGGGGTGGCCTGTTGTGCAACAAGGAATCTAATGTCTGA